The Pontibacter pudoricolor genome contains a region encoding:
- a CDS encoding single-stranded DNA-binding protein, which produces MASVNKVILIGNLGKDPEVRHLEGGVAVARFPLATSETFKDKSGQKQEKTEWHNIVLWRGLAEVAEKYLRKGQSVFIEGKIRTSQYQDKEGNQRYSTEIVADNMTMLTRGEGGSSEGGNFQGSAATSSAGSNYNAGAATAPAGVAQNDEPDDLPF; this is translated from the coding sequence ATGGCAAGTGTAAACAAAGTAATCCTGATCGGAAACCTGGGCAAAGACCCTGAAGTACGTCATTTAGAAGGTGGTGTGGCTGTAGCCCGCTTCCCTTTAGCAACCTCCGAAACCTTTAAGGATAAAAGCGGTCAAAAACAGGAGAAAACCGAATGGCATAACATCGTGTTATGGCGCGGCCTGGCCGAGGTAGCAGAAAAGTATCTGCGCAAAGGTCAGTCTGTTTTTATTGAAGGCAAGATCCGAACAAGCCAATACCAGGACAAAGAAGGAAACCAGCGTTACTCTACAGAAATTGTAGCCGATAACATGACCATGTTAACGCGTGGTGAAGGTGGCTCATCAGAAGGCGGAAACTTCCAGGGAAGTGCAGCAACTTCTTCAGCGGGTAGCAACTATAACGCCGGAGCTGCAACGGCCCCTGCCGGTGTAGCACAGAACGACGAGCCAGACGACCTGCCGTTCTAA
- the mutY gene encoding A/G-specific adenine glycosylase has translation MTNTPSYFSQTLISWYNRNKRNLPWRATTTPYHIWLSEVILQQTRVNQGLPYYLKFTETYPTVQDLAAAPEDEVLRLWQGLGYYSRARNMHHTAKQIVQEYDGNFPGNYSELLKLKGVGNYTAAAIAAFAIKEQVAVLDGNVFRVLSRVFGISEDIAVPSSRKIFQEQADQLVPANEPDTYNQAIMEFGAIQCTPIMPDCLFCPFQQSCFAFTHGLVQELPVKSKAKAARPRYFHYLIFEWQGQYYMRKRLEGDIWQGLYDFYLHESTAKELLTEPLLKELNAAGIPVQAEHLTPPRKEYKHILSHQKITAKFYLIKLDIRLKDTVEQETRLALHTPEKIDELPKPVLISNYLKDARILVSL, from the coding sequence ATGACAAATACCCCCTCCTATTTCTCCCAAACGCTGATAAGCTGGTATAACCGGAACAAAAGAAATTTACCGTGGCGTGCTACCACCACCCCCTATCATATCTGGTTATCAGAGGTTATACTGCAGCAAACGCGCGTAAACCAGGGGCTGCCTTATTACCTGAAATTTACAGAAACATACCCCACCGTACAGGACCTTGCCGCTGCTCCCGAAGACGAAGTACTAAGACTATGGCAGGGACTTGGGTACTACTCCCGGGCCCGCAACATGCACCATACCGCCAAACAAATTGTACAGGAATACGACGGTAACTTCCCCGGCAACTATAGCGAACTACTGAAACTAAAAGGAGTTGGCAACTATACGGCCGCGGCCATTGCTGCTTTTGCCATTAAAGAACAGGTAGCCGTGCTGGATGGTAACGTATTCAGAGTGCTTTCTCGTGTGTTTGGTATTTCTGAAGATATTGCAGTGCCGTCATCCCGTAAAATTTTCCAGGAGCAGGCCGACCAGTTGGTTCCAGCCAATGAGCCGGACACCTATAACCAGGCGATCATGGAGTTTGGTGCCATACAGTGCACACCCATTATGCCCGACTGCCTGTTTTGCCCGTTCCAGCAATCCTGTTTTGCGTTTACACATGGCCTGGTGCAGGAACTACCAGTAAAATCGAAAGCCAAAGCGGCACGGCCACGTTACTTTCACTACCTGATTTTTGAGTGGCAGGGCCAGTACTATATGCGCAAACGCCTGGAAGGCGACATCTGGCAGGGCCTTTACGACTTTTACCTGCACGAGAGCACCGCCAAAGAACTCCTCACCGAACCCTTGCTTAAAGAGCTGAATGCAGCTGGCATCCCTGTACAGGCGGAGCATTTAACACCACCCCGAAAAGAGTATAAACACATTCTCAGCCATCAGAAAATAACTGCTAAATTTTACCTTATAAAGCTGGACATCAGGCTGAAAGACACAGTAGAACAGGAAACGAGATTAGCGCTGCATACACCCGAAAAAATAGATGAACTTCCGAAGCCGGTTTTGATCAGCAACTATTTGAAAGATGCCAGGATTTTAGTAAGTTTATAA
- a CDS encoding HU family DNA-binding protein, which produces MTKAEVISEIADKTGIDKADVQSTIEAFFKVVKDSMADGNNIYVRGFGSFVNKKRAKKVARNISKNTSIIIDEHFIPSFKPSKTFIAKIKNSKKIKELAHS; this is translated from the coding sequence GTGACTAAAGCAGAAGTAATATCAGAAATTGCTGATAAAACAGGGATTGATAAGGCTGATGTTCAATCTACCATCGAGGCTTTTTTCAAAGTAGTGAAAGACTCAATGGCAGATGGTAACAACATCTACGTGAGAGGTTTTGGAAGCTTTGTAAATAAGAAGCGCGCCAAAAAAGTAGCTCGTAACATCTCTAAAAATACGTCTATTATTATTGATGAGCACTTTATTCCTAGCTTTAAGCCGTCTAAAACCTTCATCGCGAAGATTAAGAACAGCAAAAAGATCAAAGAACTGGCTCATTCTTAA
- a CDS encoding tetratricopeptide repeat protein produces the protein MTRNQIILVIVAIALVAGIFFLPKVVVNDDDKENLAKNDTETAMPEGHSADDGHGHGEEAAASADPHATTATPEQMMELATVRARYNKATDKQQRTLLATELAEAYTAVAKFDSAGYYFETVAEARPGERIFKKAGDSYFSAFTYAATQERAAEMGAKARTMYEKVLKNNPADLDAKTNVAMTYIASASPMQGITMLREVIATDPDNEKALFNLGILSVQTKQYDKALGHFEKLVEVNPEHVEGNFYLAVSLAETGQNERAKTLFNKVKTMKDDPALAASVDEYLARLK, from the coding sequence ATGACACGCAACCAGATTATATTAGTTATTGTGGCGATTGCCTTAGTGGCAGGTATATTCTTTCTGCCTAAAGTAGTTGTTAATGATGATGATAAAGAGAATCTGGCGAAGAACGATACAGAAACTGCTATGCCGGAAGGCCACTCAGCTGATGATGGCCACGGGCATGGCGAAGAAGCTGCTGCCAGTGCTGACCCGCATGCAACTACTGCAACACCGGAGCAAATGATGGAGCTGGCTACAGTTAGAGCCCGCTACAACAAAGCAACCGACAAGCAGCAGCGCACATTGCTGGCAACAGAACTGGCAGAGGCTTATACAGCAGTAGCTAAATTCGACAGTGCAGGTTATTATTTCGAGACAGTAGCGGAAGCCAGACCAGGCGAACGCATTTTCAAGAAAGCCGGTGATAGCTACTTCAGTGCTTTTACCTACGCCGCTACGCAGGAACGCGCAGCAGAAATGGGAGCGAAAGCCCGTACCATGTACGAAAAAGTACTGAAGAACAACCCTGCTGACCTAGATGCAAAAACCAACGTAGCCATGACCTACATTGCAAGCGCAAGCCCAATGCAGGGTATTACAATGCTGCGCGAAGTAATTGCAACTGACCCGGATAATGAGAAGGCGCTTTTCAACTTAGGTATACTTTCTGTGCAGACCAAGCAGTACGATAAGGCGCTTGGCCACTTTGAGAAGCTGGTTGAAGTAAATCCTGAGCATGTGGAAGGCAACTTCTACCTGGCTGTATCGCTGGCAGAGACTGGCCAGAACGAAAGAGCAAAGACCTTGTTTAACAAGGTAAAGACAATGAAAGACGACCCGGCGCTGGCAGCCTCAGTTGATGAGTACCTGGCCCGACTTAAATAG
- a CDS encoding Rne/Rng family ribonuclease, which yields MSNELIINSTQDGERIALLQDKRLVEYHYEKKDTNYIVGDIFLGTVKKVMPGLNAAFIDIGYQKDAFLHYHDLGANIKTLNKFVKVAQTQKNASPKLNQLKFEPEIDKLGKIADVLKKGQQLLVQIVKEPISTKGPRLSCEISLAGRYLVLVPFSNTVSVSKKIVSKDERTRLKRLITSIKPENFGVIIRTVAEGRDVAELDRDMRNMLTNWEEGFNTLKTAKPCDKVIGELGRSSSILRDLLNESFDNIVVDDVQLYDEIRTYIGSIAPDKLKILKQYTGKTKTFEHFHIEKQLKAAFGKTVTIPGGGYLVIEHTEALHVIDVNSGNKSNTETDQEATALNVNMMAAREVARQLRLRDIGGIIVIDFIDMKSPENRQKVFEVVKEELRTDRSKSTVLPISKFGLMQITRQRVRPEQNIITGEVCPTCGGTGKITASILVTDEIEAAVDDLLVSHNQKGLTIYVHPFVYDYYTKGIVSKQMKWFFKYFRWVSLVKDTSLGITDFKVMDDRGEDIELRTAFAEELEVPEKDD from the coding sequence TTGAGTAATGAACTAATTATCAATTCTACTCAGGATGGAGAACGCATTGCGCTATTACAGGACAAACGCCTTGTAGAATACCACTACGAGAAGAAAGATACCAACTATATTGTTGGCGATATCTTTCTGGGTACTGTAAAAAAGGTAATGCCAGGCCTGAATGCTGCCTTTATTGACATTGGTTACCAGAAAGATGCTTTCCTGCATTACCATGACCTGGGTGCCAACATCAAAACACTTAACAAATTTGTTAAGGTAGCACAGACTCAGAAGAACGCGTCGCCTAAACTAAACCAGTTAAAATTTGAGCCTGAAATAGACAAACTGGGCAAAATAGCTGATGTACTTAAAAAAGGACAGCAGCTGTTAGTTCAGATTGTAAAAGAACCTATTTCTACTAAAGGTCCACGCTTATCCTGTGAGATTTCTCTTGCAGGGCGATATTTGGTACTCGTGCCGTTTTCAAACACGGTAAGTGTATCTAAAAAGATCGTAAGCAAAGATGAGCGCACCCGTTTAAAACGCCTGATCACTTCGATCAAGCCGGAGAACTTTGGAGTGATCATCCGCACGGTGGCCGAAGGGCGTGATGTGGCAGAACTCGACAGAGATATGCGCAACATGCTTACAAACTGGGAAGAGGGGTTTAATACGCTGAAAACAGCGAAACCTTGTGATAAAGTTATAGGTGAGCTTGGCCGTTCTTCTTCCATTTTGAGGGATTTGCTAAACGAAAGTTTTGACAACATAGTAGTAGACGATGTCCAGCTCTATGATGAGATCAGAACATACATCGGCAGTATTGCACCGGATAAGTTAAAGATCCTGAAGCAGTACACCGGCAAAACCAAGACCTTTGAACACTTTCACATCGAGAAGCAGCTGAAGGCTGCTTTTGGCAAAACGGTAACTATACCAGGCGGCGGATACCTGGTAATTGAACACACCGAAGCGCTGCATGTAATAGATGTGAACAGTGGGAATAAATCTAATACCGAAACCGATCAGGAGGCCACGGCTCTGAACGTGAACATGATGGCAGCCCGCGAAGTGGCACGCCAGTTACGTCTCCGGGATATAGGTGGTATCATTGTAATTGACTTCATTGATATGAAGTCGCCGGAAAACCGCCAGAAAGTATTTGAGGTTGTAAAAGAAGAACTAAGAACAGACCGTTCGAAGTCTACAGTTCTGCCAATCTCTAAATTCGGCCTGATGCAGATAACGCGACAGCGTGTGAGGCCGGAGCAAAATATTATAACAGGTGAAGTTTGCCCTACATGCGGCGGCACCGGAAAAATAACGGCCAGTATACTGGTTACCGATGAAATTGAAGCAGCTGTAGACGACCTGCTAGTAAGCCACAACCAGAAGGGACTGACCATTTATGTACATCCGTTTGTGTATGATTATTACACAAAAGGCATCGTATCTAAGCAAATGAAATGGTTCTTTAAATACTTCAGGTGGGTGAGCCTGGTAAAAGATACTTCGTTAGGCATTACAGACTTTAAAGTGATGGATGACCGCGGCGAAGATATTGAATTGCGCACTGCCTTCGCAGAGGAACTGGAAGTGCCTGAAAAAGATGATTAA
- a CDS encoding porin family protein, with product MKKLTLLLLFLGFGYGASAQIEIGLMVSPTISSNRFIAEDKYNFEKENNNLRLGVGVIADYFFAQNYAFSTGLVYRSKGSEISYNYTRSENDGTTTTIAGKDDIAVQYIELPLTLKLFTNEIAPATILYFQVGGSLNTKVAAKVNDKKVINSEKTAKRFNIFEADVMLGGGTEFQFGESTKLFAGLTYHRGLSDIDNKYYSDKLGDKNISLKNNGVSIDVGVKF from the coding sequence ATGAAGAAACTAACACTTTTATTGCTCTTTCTAGGTTTTGGCTACGGTGCTTCTGCACAGATCGAGATCGGACTGATGGTTTCACCTACCATATCGAGCAACCGGTTTATTGCTGAAGACAAGTATAACTTTGAAAAAGAGAACAACAACCTGCGCCTCGGAGTGGGTGTTATCGCTGATTACTTTTTCGCTCAGAATTATGCCTTCAGTACTGGTTTGGTTTACCGCAGCAAAGGCAGCGAGATAAGCTATAACTATACCAGAAGCGAGAACGACGGCACAACTACAACTATAGCCGGTAAAGATGATATTGCTGTGCAGTATATAGAATTGCCGCTAACCCTTAAGCTCTTTACCAACGAAATAGCCCCGGCTACTATTTTATATTTCCAGGTGGGAGGCTCGCTAAATACCAAAGTAGCAGCCAAGGTAAACGACAAGAAAGTGATCAACAGCGAAAAAACAGCCAAGCGCTTTAATATTTTTGAGGCCGATGTAATGCTGGGTGGCGGTACCGAGTTTCAGTTTGGTGAAAGCACCAAGCTATTTGCCGGCTTAACTTACCACCGTGGCTTGTCTGATATAGATAACAAATACTATAGCGATAAACTTGGCGACAAGAACATCTCGCTCAAGAACAACGGGGTATCGATAGATGTAGGCGTGAAGTTCTAA